Proteins encoded by one window of Dermochelys coriacea isolate rDerCor1 chromosome 13, rDerCor1.pri.v4, whole genome shotgun sequence:
- the LOC119842144 gene encoding LOW QUALITY PROTEIN: osteoclast stimulatory transmembrane protein (The sequence of the model RefSeq protein was modified relative to this genomic sequence to represent the inferred CDS: deleted 2 bases in 1 codon) has protein sequence MEYLQESTRPLRRAGLRVQIYCQDNLFPKIQEVVLDAWSAYSKPVPSSCSELLTLFLQCCCIAVLTGGLLYNWMFSSLEYPFHLSFAIVVSFSLLLLLILFLVHPIRCMFTIIIPTLGTKQGRRLLLSTCFMIVAVNILPNITDNIKTILQVIKCICKDSSDSLLNSTTLLGKASMQFGHQIKEVTDKMADNSLKPRNGHFQYAVNHSSSLVREQVLIASQKIKDDFSSVELLVKQALLVANRVAAGFFLFYLLFESAWYLKSYLTNLRFDNIYITKKLEDLAVDKKAAHLLTCSPKKLIRSTGLKLSRAEKMVCLVRMMLLTLVLMLTAVIIATDYIAFHLADTAMNEVAQFPRVPITLNIKYDAKINILPFIWKIFNGVTSGEQSIVNFERTYQQNLTFISANCTMKRPSPPNNFVALAVGMLYCIIYAMIFLETYAQRLCRKISASFFERQEERRVQYLYRELLRKQQEGATTQAEAETGFVNLRHASIPGTL, from the exons ATGGAGTATTTACAAGAGAGCACAAGGCCTCTTCGCAGAGCTGG GTTAAGAGTCCAGATCTATTGCCAGGACAATCTGTTTCCAAAGATACAAGAAGTCGTGTTAGATGCATGGTCTGCCTACTCGAAGCCGGTGCCTTCAAGCTGCAGTGAGCTCCTGACTTTATTTCTTCAGTGCTGCTGCATTGCTGTGCTGACAGGTGGCCTCCTCTACAACTGGATGTTCTCCTCACTAGAGTATCCATTTCACCTCTCCTTTGCAATTGTGGTTTCCTTCAGTCTGCTACTTCTACTGATCCTCTTCTTGGTGCATCCTATCCGCTGCATGTTCACCATAATCATACCTACGTTAGGCACTAAACAAGGCCGGAGGCTGCTCTTGTCCACCTGCTTCATGATCGTGGCAGTTAATATCTTACCAAACATCACAGACAACATTAAAACCATACTGCAGGTTATTAAATGCATTTGCAAGGATTCCTCAGACAGCCTTTTGAACTCAACAACCCTGCTGGGAAAAGCTTCCATGCAGTTTGGTCACCAGATCAAAGAAGTCactgacaaaatggcagataactCTCTGAAGCCCAGGAATGGACATTTTCAGTATGCTGTGAATCACAGTAGTTCCTTGGTGAGGGAGCAAGTGCTCATTGCTAGTCAGAAGATCAAGGATGATTTCTCTTCTGTCGAATTGCTGGTCAAACAGGCATTGCTAGTAGCCAACAGGGTGGCTGCTGGCTTCTTCCTGTTCTATCTCCTTTTTGAGTCTGCTTGGTATTTGAAAAGCTATCTCACCAACCTCCGATTTGACAATATTTACATCACCAAAAAGCTGGAGGACTTGGCTGTGGACAAGAAAGCAGCCCATCTGCTGACATGCTCACCCAAAAAACTGATCAGATCCACAGGCTTGAAGCTGTCCCGGGCGGAAAAGATGGTGTGCCTGGTGCGCATGATGCTCCTCACTTTGGTCCTGATGCTGACAGCGGTGATCATAGCAACGGACTACATCGCCTTCCACTTGGCAGATACAGCAATGAATGAGGTGGCTCAGTTTCCCAGGGTGCCCATAACGCTCAACATTAAATATGAC gctAAAATAAACATTCTGCCCTTTATCTGGAAAATTTTCAATGGAGTCACCTCTGGAGAACAATCCATTGTGAACTTCGAAAGAACTTACCAGCAGAATCTGACCTTCATCTCTGCCAATTGCACAATGAAACGGCCAAGCCCCCCAAACAACTTTGTGGCGCTTGCTGTCGGAATGCTCTATTGCATCATTTATGCCATGATCTTTCTGGAAACTTACGCACAACGTTTGTGCCGAAAAATTTCTGCCTCCTTCTTTGAGAGACAAGAAGAGCGGAGAGTCCAGTACCTCTACAGGGAGCTATTAAGGAAA CAACAAGAAGGAGCAACAACTCAagcagaagctgagactggatttGTAAATCTCCGGCATGCCAGCATTCCTGGGACGTTATGA